The nucleotide sequence TCGGCAGCTGGGACAGGCAAAATCCTTGTCAGGACAAACTACTTAATTCCCCATTCTGCCCTCTGATTAAAAGTTCTCAGGCCACTGATAGATTACACTGCCCAAAATAAACCtctaaaatactgctttgttttgcagacTTAAGGCTGAACATGCACCCAGAAAGATcatatacacacaaaaataaggAAGTGAGATATTCTCACAAATCCAAAAGATTCAGAAAGCATTATTAAAGATGGTAAgaggtttttaatttcttttttttcccaaagaccTAATTTCTATGGAATTGTTTTATAAAGCTGTCACTTTTAGAAACTTGGGATAACACCTCTCAAAAGCAGACATGGAACGAAAAGCACAATAGAAAAGACTCATGTGTTCAGTACAAATTTTAGCCTGAAAGCTCATTCAAAAAGTTATCTCAACTCCAGATGCAAGTAGAAAGTATTGTTTGGAAGAGAGGATGGAAATGAGTAAAGTGATATAAAAATGGTCAGAAACATTCAGCAATTAGtctgaaatttgctttttaaccTCAGGGCTGTAACTCTTTGATCTATTACTATCACTAACCACAATCAGCAGCATACCCATGCATCTTAGAGGAGCGTACAAATTCCTATAAGCCATTTTACATATTATCCACAAATACTGGATTCTGTTTCTGCTCAGAGGTTCTAACcaaaaagttacttttttttttctcctttccaaaaaATAACGTTATATATTGACTTCAAGTAACCCTACCTCCAAATATGAAATTTAAGCTATCAGTTTGTTCATGAAGCCAATACACAGCTTAGAGATCGCAGATTTGGAGAAATTTAATTTAGCAACCAGCTAACAACAAATTCTAATGTAATTGCAGGCACTTAATTCAGTGTTtaagataaagaaataaaattcaactTATTTTGTGATCTATCAGTAGTGTGGAAACTCCTGCTATAATATAAGTCAGTAAAGAAATGGCATCTTGCAAAAATACTTATTCATGTACTGAATAGGTACAACCAGTGTTAGTTACACTTTTAAGAATCCCAAATGAATAGCATGGATTTGGTTTTCTGCacttttttctgttgctgttgttttgggaGAGGGTTTTGGCAGTTcggggtgggatggggggtGGGAGAGAgttgatttttgtgttttaaatctttcagcactgatttcagcaaaatagaaaaagagaacCCCCCCAGATCACTTCCTTTCAGAAAACACAAGGTTAAGCTCTGATAAACCACATTAATAAACCtcagctgcaaaacaaaacaaaaacaacaaaaataaaaaaaacacagCCCCAAGGAAGGTCCCAGAGCCTCCCATTTAATAAGACCATACATTTGAAAACTTTGCCCTGAAAGCAAACCAACCCTCAACGTTTTTGTAAAATCCTGGGGGTCCCTGAAGAGAAAGACATGGATCACAGAAATCCTGCTTCCAAGTCGGAGGAGGGAGTGCCTACTCCCACGCAAGCACCGCAGAGAGCGGGAGATGCTGCCGCTCCTCTCACCGGCAGTGGTACTGGAGCAGGCTACACTGGGAACTGCTGGCACGGATAAACAGGCGCTTCCTGACCTGCCAGCCCTTCCCCTGTAGCGTAAGCCAAAAAACTATGCCTTCCTCCAAGGTCAGCCTGACTCCTCCAGCAACAAACCCAAGGTGGCTCCAGCAGGAGAGGGCCCACCAGACAGTGACCTTCCGCTGCAGGTTACACAAGTAGGGCAGCGAGCAGCCAAATCATGCCATGGTCTATTTAGGGTGCATTCAGACGTGCCCAATAACACTGCGAGAACCTGGTCCATTGCACCCGATGGaaatactgctgcttttttttttcctctccacagaTCTCTCACTCAGAGAAGACTGCAACCAAAGTAATTCATATGCTGAGCACCAGGCACTGTGTAGCAACCAGCTGCATGTGAAAACCGATAAAAGTACTAAACTTAGATGGATTTAATACCTGTTTTTCACACACTCTTTTCAGTTTCCTCATTGGACCATTTTTATCACTCTTAGACAGCCATATTTTAAGACACATTTGCCAGAGAACAAGTTACAGTTCTATATTCATCCTTAACTGTGGTATTTTCTGACCTCTGAGATCTTAAATCTCAAATCACAGCACTCCATTGTTCTCCAAGAAGTTTTGGTCAAAACAAATCCAGTATTAACTCCATCTCCTACAACTCTGTTCAAAGACTCAATGCacacaatttaaaaagagaaaatgccttttaaaacTGTATCCTGAAAATACTAGTGCTGGGATTACGGCTCAACAACACATCTTTTAGCAGAAAGGTGCACTTGGGATATTTCGCAggctcctttccttttccatcccttcaGTTTGTTCTTGTGTCCATATCACATCACACTGCTCACCAAGTTTCACTGTCCTGTTGGTTTTTTAGAGCTTCAGAGTGAACTGGATCAGGAACCCAATCTGGCTCTCACATACAAGAAGCCCAATCAAAGGGCAAAACCAAAATCAGAGCAGACAAGGCATGGCCCAACAGAGTATTTTCACCACTGCAAACAACACATTGTTCAGCTACAAGTGACACCTAACAGCAGCCGCTGCTCCAGCCTTGGATCAGCAAAGCATCAATAAGTACCTGGAAATCTGATTCAGCTGGGCAGAGCACTTCACAGCAGGTTGTAGCTCCATTAATGTTAAGTGCTGGTTGAGTAAGGCCAGGTTATTGAACCACAACTTAACAATTTACTCCCTCTGCAGACAACACAAGAACTGCATGAGCACGGAATCTGCTGCAGCAATCCCTGTGCATGTTTGCTGCAACACACATCCCATAAAATAGGATGGGAACATTTTTTATACAGTACATACTTTTCTGTCTTCCAGTCCTCATTAAAATGGATTGATCTATACTGTCGGAAAATGAATACTCAAAATTTCTTCTGCTTGCTAAAACGTGTGCATTGAAGGTGACCCCACcttcctgtttttcagaaagcCATCAAAAGAAGATTATCATAGTGAGAACCCATACCACCAAAAGTGATACAAAAACTAGGCAACGACTGTTAGCTACTATTAGAATAAAACATAGCAAACTGATTTCCAATAGCCAGGTACTGCAAAGTTTAGTGGTATCAACCAGCACTTGAAACATTTTGGAAATACACAGCATTATTCACCCCCACACAAAGAAACAACCAAGCCCTAGATCCTGTCACGCAGATTGACAACAGAGCTCTTATTTTCCCAGATGTGGAAGATCCACCCATTTACAGAACACAGTTTTCCAGTAATGTGGACTTCACCTCGCCACAGCACAAGAGTCAATGGATGTGTATAATTTTAAGGGAGAATAAAGCATTATTTGCATTCCCATTTTAAGGGAAAATACCTTATACAGACTTTGAACTCCTCaataaaaagcaacacaaaaaccCAGCACCCTCAccaaaataacaacaaagaaAGCTGTAGAAAGTAAAAGGCTGTTCAATGCATGCTGGTATGCCCAAGGGAACCTTTCAACCTCCTGGTCTGACATACTAATAAAGACTTCTAATTTCTTTAGCTAGAAATAAAGAATATGCAGAGGTCaaagctgcattaaaaaaaaaaaaaaatcacaaaattatACAAGAACCTACAAAAACAAGTATACCTACTCAAACTgaactaaaggaaaaatatagatTTAAGGCTATGGTCTATGGTATTAGAGAATAATTTGTGAAAAAGGTCTGCACAGTAAATTTTTGGGAAGATAAAGGGGAATACAGTCCTGCCAAGCATGGAGAATATTTTAACAGCACAGTCCTTTTCTCATAAAGTCCGTCAGCAAACAGAGGTCAAGGCCATTCATAAATTCTACAAATAATATTTACCAGACCTTTATCTTTCTGGCAGGTATAATTCTGATAAGTGACTATTTTAGATAATATTTAACATAAAagtttatttacaaaaatacttGCAATAGCCTGAAATCAGATTTTAACCAGAATCAATTCAAGCCAGTAAAGGCTACAGGTAAATCAAGACCATGTTGATGGGttgctttctggttttgggttgggtgggatggggttttttggggttttttcaagtAGGGTCTAAGAAATAAATACTGACACACGTGAAGTGCTCAGGAACAGACACGTATAAGTTGTCCCTAAAATCCCATCAAACGTCAACGATCAAAAATTTCTTGAAACACAATTATAGATAAACATATGCAATTCATATTAAAACACTAAACTTTCTGAATAACAGCACATCAAACTTAGTGAATTCTTCCCACACTGGATTACACCAGTGGAATTGCCAGGAAGAAATGACAGTAGGAGTATCAGCCCTCTGTTTCCACCACAACCACTGAGAAAAgcgagtgtgtgtgtgtacatacatgAGTTAATACAGAAATTAGAGGGAAAACGCACATTTGCAGAAGAAGCTTTAGGTAAGAGCTAATGCAGCAGAATGGTCATCCTCCTCAAttgttgctgttcttttaaGCAACCATGACATTTTTCCTAGGCCACTTTGAAAATCACATAATTGGCATGATCATGGGGCTTAGGCTAGCACCCCAATTCGGAAGAGCACCGATTACCTTAAAGTGAAATCATATCTGGATTCTTAGTGTAGGTTTTCATCAATGACATCACACAATTGCACACACCTTCTTTTTCAAGCCCACTTAGCTATCATTTAGTTTAGAAACCAGTATTTCTTAGAAATGCTATTTGTGGAGGGAGGAATCTATACACAGACAGACAAGTATGATTCAccctttattaaaaattacaaatgtaaaatctttcaaaaacaaagaTGTGTTCTGCATGCGTattagcagaagaaaaatatttataaggaAATAAGGGAATTTGGTTTTGCTTAAGAGGCTCTCATTCCCCAAACACCACAAGCTGCAATGTTATAAAAAAGTTACTGCCAACTAACTTAAAAAGAACCATAACTGTGCACATCTAATAAAAGtaactgaaggagaaaaagagaaatgttgtAGTTGGCAGTGGGTGATTGGCACAGTCAACAAGGTAGCAAggcattttaaatgtttcaacTATGGTTATTAAACACTATCACCAAGTGTAACTGATTTAAGAAAGGAGACACtctaatatgaaaaaaaaaattacagaaatattctAAAGATACATTATCAATGTAAAAAGTCAAAGTCATCTTCTTTTGGCCACCCACTCCTTTTCACCATGTAGGCTGCAAGTCTGAAGCAATTCAGAAAGGGCATGACATCAGGGTTCAGAAAATAATGCTGCTAAAACAAGACATATTCCATGATGGTCATCTACTGGCTTTAGAGAACCATACAGcctgttttttcccttcacctttttctttgcttgcagCCATTTATACCGCAAGCTAAGTACCcctgaaaaaaagaggaagactTAGAATAccagaaactttaaaatattgcaaaattcGAAGGGTTAATCACATGCTGTAAAACTCTGAAAAATGTGTGATGCCTGATACGGTTgacacatcagaaaaaaaaacctgactgGAAATAGCAAGGATCTGGTTTAGATGTAGAGGACAGGTGTGATGCTGCTGTTCTGATGACATGAAGGAAGAGGTATTTTGCAATCCCCATACAACACAGATATGGGACAGCTGAAACCAACCTTGGGATGTTGGGGCTGGCATGGTTTTAAGCTATGTGTGTTTTATTACAACATTTCAGAGCACCAACTAATTTGAGTACGATTTCCTCTGTTATAGCTGCAAGacagcacagaaatgaagagaaaaataaagatcagTCTGAGGTTTGATAGCAAGGCTGAACTTTACATGCATGACATCTTATGTTGAGTCTTTATGACTTGTCTCACCAGCAGACAAATAATCTCAGCAGGCACCTCCGCACTCAAATCTGCACTGCTAAAATGATCTCTATATGAATTTACCTTGAAAATTTTAAGGGCGTTGCACAGGTCCCTGGCTGCACCTGTTGGCATAGAGCCATCGCCAAGCAGATTAAGAGCAATATTTAGTTAAATAATGGGGTTGAGTTAGGAGATCTGAAGTGATGACACATATCCTAATCTGGAGTACAGATCAGGATGCCTGGAGTGTCGCAACCCTGCAGATCTCCATCACCTGAACAGAATTCTGTATGCAACAGCTCTGAGCACTAAACATTTAAGGATTTCTGGATTCTTAGTGTAGGCTTTCATCAATGACATCACACAATTGCACACACGTAGCTGCAAAGTGGCAGCTACACTCACCTGCACATCCTACAGAGATACCAGCTTAGAGAACAAAGACAGGAAAGTGCACCCAGCCTATGTCATCATCAAGTCTGATTACATTTACCGACCTAGAGCTACCATGGACTAATGTCAGATCAGAAGATTCCTTTAAAAGCCTTACGAGAAACTGCTACTCCAAACACAACTATTGATGGCAACCATGCTCCTACCTGCATTATCTCCCTGTTTATTGTGCCTGCCCCTGCAGTGGATGACAGCCTTTACTCAGCGCAAGCATTCAGTCACACAAGAGCTCCCACAGCTGGCAGGAGCTACCTGTCCAAGCAACAGTGCTCAACCACAAAGTAAAATATTGGATCTTTATATTCAGGCATTCTATCAGTCTTCTGGTGAACTTTTCTCACTATATAAATAATGCAATTTATGAAAATTTAATCAGGTAAAATAACTAGAAAACAGTACCTCCATCTTCCTTAATCCAAGAAAGTACATTTAAGCCAAGACTGGATGATAACAAATAACCAGCCACATGCAAAGTTCAGCATGATGATGGGATACAGCCCTTCCAAGCTGAGTGTATTAAAAAGTGCAATTTTTTTCGAGACCATATTGGAAATGGCCAAAGAAAAAGTGAAGTATGGCCTACAAAATGATAGGGAGATTGTAGCAGTGCTggacagaactgagaaaaaaatgaaaaccgttgaagtcttttttttttcttttctccttatgGGTAGATAGGCTGATTTCCCTCCTGAAAAGCACCATTATTTTAGATATTATGTTTTTCACTGCAACGCTATTTTCAGAAATCTGTAGTATCATACAAATATGGAAAACACCACGCATCCTACTCACCCTACTCCAAGAATAAAGCAGATGCTTCATTCACCGAGGGCAGCTGCGTAGCTCGtgatgagcaaaaaaaaaatagttcagaaAGGTAAATGCCACTCTGTTACTGGCTATTTGAGCTTTAGCACAAGCCTTTGGTGTGCCTGCTGGACACGTGGATATGCTATGCAACCACTGTAACTCACTCATGTTGTCAGAGGCACTTCATAACTCATACTATTGGCTCTGAAACTAGATGGTTTAGGAAAGTAAGCATCCCTCATGAGATACACACAGACACCTGCTTGAAGAaggatgtgctgctgtgggtcAGCCAAGAAACCCAAATTCAGATGACGCTTGCTTATTTCTCTTCCACCAAAAGTGAGGAGATCAGTTTATCCATTTCTCCCTTTCGAATGCATCAAGTTTTAACAGCCCTCCTCCTTCTGGAGGCATTTTTCTATATATACAAACCAAATGTTCCTAcagttaaaatacagaaataatatgTTGCCACAGGCTTATAACATTTAGTTTTTTAAACTTAACCAGTTACAGTCCAGTGCAGTCATAGAACCATGCTTCTTCACAAAAACAGATTCCTGACACTATTGTTTTCTTATCCTCGTCTCAACATTTCATCTGAGGAACAACATATTCAAGCACTAGCTAAGAAAGAATAACCATTATAGGACACAAGAGAGCAATTTTACTAAGCTCTCATTATGGGAAAAACAACATTTGTAGTAGTAAGAGCTCATAAACATACTAAAGCTATACCTTCAAACCTAATAATAACAGAATATAATATGTTCTTCTTAAATATTAAAGCCAGcactttgtttttattaaaggCAGAGTAAAATACAGCAAGATAGCAACAAATCTAATAATAACTGAAATTCAAACAAAGAATTACACATCAGACTGAGAAATACCACCCTGGTCCTCATTTTAATTCATGCCTTGTTTGTTTAAtgcaggggaagaaagaaaaaaatgaggagacaaaaaaaaaagtagtaattttccagctcacctggacacGTTTTCTGGAATGTACTCTAGAACTGGGTACCCATCACTTCTTCTGGATGCCAACTCTGAATGCGACTTCCAGGTCTCCACGAGCGTGctgacagcagggaaggagctcaAGTGCTGAAATGTCTGCTCTCGAGCAACCGGCCGCGACAAGGATATCGTGCCCTGGGCACCGATCCTGTAGTGAAATGACTGTCCACCTGAATTTACACCCACAATGGCAGAGGATGGTATACTGTTCTCTTGGTAATAGCTGCCATCATCAGGCTCCTGCTTAATCCCCACACGTAGGCCCGGATTTGGAAAACCACTACCTTCACAACTGCCATCAAATGAAGAAACAGGTGGTCCTAAAATCCCAGAAAGAGAGTAATAGTCTTTGTCatccataaaagaaaaatatgagcCATCTGTAAATGGGAAAGGATTTACTGTTTGATTTCCTTTAAAGGAGGCACCAGAACAAGGATGTTTGGCCGACTCTTGCTTCACTGGTACTGAAAAGGGGGAATCGGAgtttattttgctgctgctgtcaccgATGCAGGCGCTGCCGAAGGACCCATCTGGCTCAGGCTttatgaactgaacaaggttcATCTGGCTGTTGTTGGAGATGGCGTTCTCCATTTCCTCCATCTTAGGAAACGTGAGCTCTTGAGCACTCTTGTCTTTTGTTTCTGGACTAGGAACGGTATCTTGGCTTCTGCTAGGTCCCGCTGGTGTGCCAGAAGGCGGGAACCCTATGGAGTTGTTTACGGGGCTACAGATGGATGATCCCACAGTGCTAACCGCTGGACTAGAACGAGTGGACCTATTATTGGCATTGGAAGGGCTGGCAatggagctcctggagttcAGGTTTGCAGGACTGGACACAGAAGATCGCATAGTGATATTATTGGGACTCGAGACGGGAGATTTCACACTGCAGTGACTGGGAGGACTGGAAATCGGCGACTTCATGCTACTGATAGGGCTGGAAAGCGGAGAGCCGACGTTGCTGACGTGCGCAGGGCTGTGCAACATGGAGCCCCGGTTCTCAACGTTCGGCGAGCGCGACAGAGGGGTGCCCTGCCCGATGGGGCTGTGCATGGCAAAGTTCCCAAAGCTAGCGGTAGTTGAGGACACGGAGTTAATGCCCGCAGGACTACATACAGAGGAGGCCATGTTCTGAGGGCTGCAGCCTGAGGGGCTTTTCTCTTGACACATGATAGGGCTTTTGACAATCGCGTGCATGGCACCACCGTTCACAGCGTTTCCAGAGTCCGACATCAAAGACCTCAAGGGCCTGCTGGTGCTGTGGAGGGGAGAGGAGCAATGGCCGTTCTCCTTGTAGAGCTTCACCAGCTGCTCCACATTCTGGTAGATCTTTCCCGGGCTCCCCTGGTTCTGCTGATCATAGTGGTAATCAGCGTCTCGTATCGAATCCATATATAAACCCATGGATTCAGCCACCGTTGCTGACAGTTCCTTGGACTCCGTTTCGGTTTTGATGTCAGAGGGCAGAAGACCAGGCTGGCTGTTGtcttgctgcaggcaggagagtagctcaggtttttctttgctgtttccttgAGCACTGCTGTTCACGAAAGTGCTGGCGGCGCAGCTTACATTTACAATCTCCATGTAGTTACTGTCATCAGTCTGCTCTCCAGCACCTATGGAAGAATACTCCACAGACTGAGAAACTTGACCCCACCGTCTCTCCATATCTAAGCCTTCTGGGTAGCTGTGGTATCCTTTTGTCTCCATAACTAGCAAAGACAtatataaaaaagtaaaattaatgaCAGGACAGTGTGACTTCCTAAGGAAATTTCCTAATTTCCTAAGGAAACAAGGCGTATCCGCTCTCTCTGTCtatcctcctctctctctctgcctgccaGTCCCATTTCCCTGCCCCATCCATCATCTCTCAACCATTTGTCCAATTTCAATCAAACCAAGGGAAAAGGTCTCATGGATATGACAGCCCCATGGATTCAGGGAGAAAACGGCTCAGCAGTTAGGAAACACCCAAATTTTTGCTCCCAGCTTTGCCCCAAAAGGCCTGGCAATGTCAGCACAACCACCCACCCTCCCCGGCCACAGCCCCATGGCCAGTGCCAGCTGTATTGGGGCTGTCCCTCACCCAGGGAcctggaaggaaaaagggaagggggagtAAGGAAGGAGGGGATCCAGAGAGGTCCTGAAAGGACATGCTGGTGGTAGGCAGGATGCAAACCCTGTGGAAATTGCTCATTACAGGTCTGCTCCTCCAAGGACCTTCCACTGCCATGTTACAAGGACAGCAAAGCAAGGGAGGCTGCTGTTTTAAGGGGGTTTCTCTTCATCATCCTCACCCCCCAGTGTAACACAGGATGCTTTAGAAGGAACCAGCGGTTctgaagggctgggagctgacttgccccttcccagctgtaCAAACCTCTTGTACAACCACCCAAGGACACACGAAGACATGGGGAGAGAAGTATGACAGAAGCTCAGtagaaaacatttctgccaCAGAGGAAGGGGATCAGACTAGGTGGGAATGCATGGCTATTAAATGGATCCATAATTCAGCCAATTCTGCAAACCTCCACGGCAGCCAGCAAGAGGAATATATAAAGAAAAGTAAACCTTATTCTAAAATGGACCCTAAAAAAACTCCTCCTATCCCACATGCTGCTTTCTCGAGGTAGGGAGCAAAATGCATGACCTAGT is from Corvus moneduloides isolate bCorMon1 chromosome 5, bCorMon1.pri, whole genome shotgun sequence and encodes:
- the NR3C2 gene encoding LOW QUALITY PROTEIN: mineralocorticoid receptor (The sequence of the model RefSeq protein was modified relative to this genomic sequence to represent the inferred CDS: inserted 1 base in 1 codon) is translated as METKGYHSYPEGLDMERRWGQVSQSVEYSSIGAGEQTDDSNYMEIVNVSCAASTFVNSSAQGNSKEKPELLSCLQQDNSQPGLLPSDIKTETESKELSATVAESMGLYMDSIRDADYHYDQQNQGSPGKIYQNVEQLVKLYKENGHCSSPLHSTSRPLRSLMSDSGNAVNGGAMHAIVKSPIMCQEKSPSGCSPQNMASSVCSPAGINSVSSTTASFGNFAMHSPIGQGTPLSRSPNVENRGSMLHSPAHVSNVGSPLSSPISSMKSPISSPPSHCSVKSPVSSPNNITMRSSVSSPANLNSRSSIASPSNANNRSTRSSPAVSTVGSSICSPVNNSIGFPPSGTPAGPSRSQDTVPSPETKDKSAQELTFPKMEEMENAISNNSQMNLVQFIKPEPDGSFGSACIGDSSSKINSDSPFSVPVKQESAKHPCSGASFKGNQTVNPFPFTDGSYFSFMDDKDYYSLSGILGPPVSSFDGSCEGSGFPNPGLRVGIKQEPDDGSYYQENSIPSSAIVGVNSGGQSFHYRIGAQGTISLSRPVAREQTFQHLSSFPAVSTLVETWKSHSELASRRSDGYPVLEYIPENVSSSSLRSVSTGSSRPSKVCLVCGDEASGCHYGVVTCGSCKVFFKRAVEGQHNYLCAGRNDCIIDKIRRKNCPACRLQKCLQAGMNLGARKVQKVGELKGXHEEQPQQRQQPPPQSPEEGTTYIAPVTEPSVNTALVPHMSAISPALTPSPVKILESIEPEIVYAGYDSSKPDTAEYLLSTLNRLAGKQMIQVVKWAKILPGFRNLPLEDQITLIQYSWMCLSSFALSWRSYKHTNSQFLYFAPDLIFDEERMRQSAMFELCQGMHQISLQFVRLQLSFEEYTIMKVLLLLSTVPKDGLKSQAAFEEMRANYIKELKKMVTKCPSNSGQSWQRFYQLTKLLDSMHDLVSDLLEFCFYTFRESQALKVEFPAMLVEIISDQLPKVESGNAKPLYFHRK